One Melanotaenia boesemani isolate fMelBoe1 chromosome 8, fMelBoe1.pri, whole genome shotgun sequence DNA segment encodes these proteins:
- the LOC121644397 gene encoding epidermal growth factor receptor: MASRFLKWISLTSLLWLGSHVQAEKKVCQGSTNRLNLLGTKDDHYLNMVKTYSNCTVVLENLEITYMEPHRDLSFLKSIEEVGGYVLIALNTAPRIPLENLRIIRGHSLYEGTFALSVLANFNKSTGQGTTELLLNSLTEIIKGGVKFDNNQLCNVETIQWYDIVNADTKPKMDLKMTSKNPLCKKCNSSCYNGSCWTPEHCQTFTKLNCAQQCSKRCRGPSPSDCCNEHCAAGCTGPRPTDCLACRDFQDDGVCKDSCPGLMRYDPNLYQLVPNPHGKYTFGAACVKSCPHNYVVTDHGECVRTCSGKTYEVDEGGIRKCARCEGLCPKVCNGIGMGNLTHTLAINATNIGTFKNCTKINGNVDIIYTSIHGDSFTKTPPMDPGQLDVFKTVKEITGYLWIQHWQDNMSSLSPFENLEIIRGRTKRGSRSLVIIQLDINYLGLRSLKEISDGDVVIRKNKNLCYTNKSHWERLFKSGSQSATVQENSDAATCALKNNTCDAKCTTDGCWGPGPDMCFGCRDYSRDGSCVDSCNILEGEPREAAVNKMCMECHPECQRMNGTATCKAPGSGNCTKCANFQDGLFCVPCCPRGVPGEDDTLVWKYADEERVCQLCHKNCSQG; this comes from the exons TATGCCAAGGTAGCACCAACCGTTTAAACCTTCTGGGGACTAAAGATGACCACTACCTGAACATGGTGAAGACCTACAGCAACTGCACTGTGGTCCTTGAGAACCTGGAGATCACCTACATGGAGCCACACCGAGACCTGTCctttctaaaa TCTATTGAAGAAGTGGGTGGCTATGTCCTGATCGCCCTCAACACAGCCCCCAGGATTCCTTTGGAGAATTTGCGCATTATTCGAGGTCATTCCCTCTATGAGGGAACGTTTGCACTTTCTGTACTTGCCAATTTCAACAAAAGTACAGGTCAGGGCACCACCGAGCTTCTTCTGAACAGCCTAACAG AAATTATTAAAGGAGGTGTGAAGTTTGACAACAACCAGCTATGCAACGTGGAAACAATACAGTGGTATGATATTGTCAATGCTGACACCAAACCCAAAATGGACCTCAAGATGACTAGTAAGAACCCACTCT gTAAAAAGTGTAACTCAAGCTGCTACAATGGTTCATGTTGGACACCAGAACATTGTCAGACGT TTACTAAGCTTAACTGTGCACAGCAGTGCTCGAAGAGATGCAGAGGACCTTCACCTAGTGACTGTTGCAATGAGCACTGTGCAGCAGGATGCACAGGACCCAGACCCACCGACTGTCTG GCCTGTCGGGACTTCCAGGATGATGGGGTATGTAAGGACTCCTGTCCAGGCCTCATGCGCTATGATCCCAACCTGTACCAGCTGGTTCCTAACCCACATGGAAAGTACACCTTCGGGGCCGCCTGCGTGAAAAGCTGCCCGC ATAATTATGTTGTTACTGATCATGGAGAGTGTGTGCGGACGTGCAGCGGTAAGACATACGAAGTGGATGAAGGAGGAATCAGGAAGTGTGCCAGATGTGAAGGACTGTGTCCAAAAG TGTGTAATGGAATTGGAATGGGAAACCTGACCCACACACTGGCAATCAATGCCACCAACATTGGTACCTTTAAAAACTGCACCAAAATCAATGGCAACGTTGATATCATCTACACGTCGATTCATGG GGATTCATTTACCAAAACACCACCCATGGATCCTGGCCAGCTTGATGtatttaaaacagttaaagaaATTACTG GGTATTTGTGGATTCAGCACTGGCAGGATAACATGAGCTCACTCAGCCCTTTTGAGAATCTGGAGATCATTCGAGGAAGAACAAAACG TGGAAGCCGCAGTTTGGTTATAATACAGCTTGATATTAACTACCTGGGCCTTCGTTCACTCAAAGAAATCAGCGATGGAGATGTTGTCATACGCAAGAACAAGAACCTCTGCTACACGAACAAAAGCCACTGGGAGAGGCTCTTCAAATCAGGAAGTCAAAGTGCTACTGTGCAGGAAAATTCTGATGCTGCCACATGTG CGCTGAAGAACAACACATGCGATGCGAAGTGTACCACAGATGGCTGCTGGGGCCCGGGCCCCGACATGTGTTTTGGCTGCCGCGATTACAGCCGTGATGGGAGTTGTGTTGACTCCTGCAACATCCTGGAGGG AGAGCCACGGGAGGCAGCtgttaataaaatgtgcatGGAGTGTCATCCTGAGTGTCAGCGCATGAACGGGACCGCAACGTGCAAGGCGCCT GGTTCTGGAAACTGCACTAAGTGTGCCAACTTCCAAGATGGACTGTTCTGTGTGCCCTGCTGTCCCCGCGGCGTGCCAGGAGAGGATGACACCCTGGTGTGGAAATACGCTGATGAGGAGAGAGTGTGCCAGCTATGCCACAAAAACTGCTCTCAAGGGTAA